The following nucleotide sequence is from Chloroflexota bacterium.
ACAGGTACAGGAGTCGGTACGGCAGTCATATTTTGAGTCTAACAACCGCAATAAAAGAGGAATTGCTCTGGACCTCCACAAAGGAGAGGCCAGGGAGATTGTTTACCAGTTGGTTGAGAAATCAGATGCGTTTATCACCAACTTTCGTGAGTCAGCCACAGCTAGGTACGGGTTGGATTACGAGACCCTTACCAGACACAACCCAAAACTGGTATACGGTATCATCTCTGGCTACGGCTTGGAGGGGCCGGATGCTAACATCCGCTCGTTCGATGGACTGGGACAGGCAAGATCCGGGATTATGTTTGCCTGTGACCCTGATGAGCCCCACTATATCGTAGGAGGCATCGCTGATGCGGCGGCAGGAATAATGACGGCCTTCGGGGTGGTGGTAGCGCTTCTGACTCGAGAACGGCAGGGCATTGGGCAGAAGGTCGAAGCCTCCATCTTGTCGAGTATGCTTTTTCAGCAGTGGGTTAGCCTGGGGTTCAAGTTTATCAGCGGTCAAGCGTTGCTTCCACAACCCAGGAATAAGCCAACAAATCCGCTGCTCAATATGTATAAGTGCGCCGATGGCAAATGGATCTTCCTCTTCCACGGTCAAGCAGACAGGTTTTGGC
It contains:
- a CDS encoding CoA transferase, whose amino-acid sequence is MNMPLQGYRVLDWTQWQAGPGAAMLLGDLGADVIKIEDRVTGDPSRGVEQLRGQVQESVRQSYFESNNRNKRGIALDLHKGEAREIVYQLVEKSDAFITNFRESATARYGLDYETLTRHNPKLVYGIISGYGLEGPDANIRSFDGLGQARSGIMFACDPDEPHYIVGGIADAAAGIMTAFGVVVALLTRERQGIGQKVEASILSSMLFQQWVSLGFKFISGQALLPQPRNKPTNPLLNMYKCADGKWIFLFHGQADRFWPNVCKALGIEELQDDPRFENMWKRQENSEEFVGILDKIFATKTREEWMKSLRENDCICERIATFDDLLVDPQVIANNYLPEFDHPAYGKTRYAPIPFDLSKTPGALRLPAPEFGQHTEEVLAEILGYAWDDIRRLKEIEVI